From a region of the Molothrus ater isolate BHLD 08-10-18 breed brown headed cowbird chromosome 27, BPBGC_Mater_1.1, whole genome shotgun sequence genome:
- the PSMD11 gene encoding LOW QUALITY PROTEIN: 26S proteasome non-ATPase regulatory subunit 11 (The sequence of the model RefSeq protein was modified relative to this genomic sequence to represent the inferred CDS: deleted 1 base in 1 codon), with the protein MAAAAVLELQRAQSLLSTDREASIGILHSIVKRDVQENDEEAVQVKEQSILELGSLLAKTGQAEELGGLLKYVRPFLNSISKAKAARLVRSLLDLFLDMEAATGQEVDLCLECIEWAKSEKRTFLRQALEARLVSLYFDTKRYQEALQLGSQLLRELKKMDDKALLVEVQLLESKTYHALSNLPKARAALTSARTTANAIYCPPKLQAALDMQSGIIHAAEEKDWKTAYSYFYEAFEGNDSIDNPKAITALKYMLLCKIMLNSPEDVQALVSGKLALRYAGRQTEALKCVAQASKNRSLADFEKALTDYKVELRDDPIINTHLAKLYDNLLEQNLIRVIEPFSRVQIEHISSLIKLSKAEVERKLSQMILDKKFHGILDQGEGVLIIFDEPPVDKTYEAALETIQNMSKVVDSLYNKAKKLT; encoded by the exons atggcggcggcggcggtgctggagctgcagcgcGCGCAGTCC TTGCTCTCCACCGACCGCGAGGCCTCCATCGGCATCCTGCACTCCATCG tgAAACGTGATGTCCAGGAAAACGATGAGGAAGCAGTGCAAGTCAAAGAGCAGAGCATCCTGGAGCTGGGGTCACTGCTGGCCAAGACTGGGCAGGCAGAAG agctgggaggactCCTGAAGTACGTGAGGCCCTTCCTGAACTCCATCAGCAAGGCCAAGGCTGCACGCCTGGTGCGCTCCCTGCTCGACCTCTTCCTGGACATGGAGGCAGCCACAGGACaggag GTTGACCTGTGTTTAGAGTGTATTGAATGGGCCAAATCAGAGAAAAGGACTTTCCTACGTCAGGCTCTGGAG gccaggctggtcTCTCTCTACTTTGACACCAAGAGGTACCAAGAAGCTCTGCAGCTAG GTTCCCAGCTGCTTAGGGAATTGAAGAAGATGGATGACAAGGCACTGCTGGTGGAAGTGCAGCTCCTAGAGAGCAAGACTTACCATGCCCTGAGCAATCTGCCAAAAGCAAGAGCAGCCTTAACCTCGGCCAGGACTACAGCCAATGCCATCTACTGTCCCCccaagctgcaggcagcactggacATGCAGTCAG GTATTATCCAtgcagcagaagagaaggaCTGGAAAACAGCctattcatatttttatgaGGCATTTGAGGGCAATGATTCAATTGACAACCCCAAAGCCATCACTGCTCTGAAATACATGCTGCTGTGCAAAATCATGCTCAACAG CCCAGAAGATGTGCAGGCATTAGTGAGTGGGAAGCTTGCTCTGCGGTATGCAGGAAGACAG ACAGAAGCACTAAAATGTGTGGCACAGGCCAGCAAGAACCGGTCGCTGGCAGATTTTGAAAAG gctCTGACAGACTACAAGGTGGAGCTCAGGGACGACCCCATCATAAACACTCACCTGGCCAAGCTCTATGATAATTTATTGGAACAGAACCTGATCAGAGTCATTGAACCCTTCTCCAGAGTACAG ATTGAACACATATCCAGCCTCATCAAGCTCTCAAAG GCTGAGGTAGAAAGGAAACTGTCACAGATGATCTTGGACAAGAAGTTTCATG GAATCCTTGACCAGGGCGAGGGTGTCCTGATCATCTTCGACGAACCCCCCGTAGACAAAACTTACGAGGCTGCCCTCGAGACGATTCAGAACATGAGCAAAGTAGTGGATTCGCTCTACAACAAAGCCAAGAAGTTGACATAG
- the CDK5R1 gene encoding cyclin-dependent kinase 5 activator 1 yields MGTVLSLSPSYRKAPLFEEGAATVGHYTAVQNSKNAKEKGLKRHSLISVLPWKRIAAVSAKKKSSKKVQPNGGYQSNVTHLNNENLKKSLSCANLATFAPPPPPAAAAAALASAQKAPPAAPAAAAATPRRVVVQASTSELLRCLGEFLCRRCYRLKHLSPTDPVLWLRSVDRSLLLQGWQDQGFITPANVVFLYMLCRDVISAEVASDHELQAVLLTCLYLSYSYMGNEISYPLKPFLVESCKEAFWDRCLSIIDLMSPKMLQVNADPHYFTQVFADLKKESGSEEKGRLLIGLDR; encoded by the coding sequence ATGGGCACGGTGCTGTCGCTGTCGCCGAGCTACCGGAAGGCCCCGCTGTTCGAGGAGGGGGCGGCCACGGTGGGGCACTACACGGCGGTGCAGAACAGCAAGAACGCGAAGGAGAAGGGCCTGAAGCGGCACTCACTGATCTCGGTGCTGCCCTGGAAGCGCATCGCCGCCGTCTCCGCCAAGAAGAAGAGCTCCAAGAAGGTGCAGCCCAACGGCGGCTACCAGAGCAACGTGACCCACCTCAACAACGAGAACCTGAAGAAATCGCTCTCCTGCGCCAACCTCGCCACCTTcgcccccccgccgccccccgccgccgccgccgccgccctcgCCTCGGCGCAGAAGGCGCCCccggccgcgcccgccgccgccgccgccaccccGCGCCGGGTCGTGGTGCAGGCGTCCACCAGCGAGCTGCTGCGCTGCCTCGGCGAGTTCCTGTGCCGCCGCTGCTACCGCCTGAAGCACCTCTCGCCCACCGACCCCGTGCTCTGGCTGCGCTCCGTGGACCGctcgctgctgctgcagggctggcaggaccAGGGCTTCATCACGCCGGCCAACGTGGTCTTCCTCTACATGCTGTGCCGGGACGTCATCTCGGCCGAGGTGGCCAGCGACCAcgaactgcaggcagtgctgctcacctgcctgTACCTCTCCTACTCCTACATGGGCAACGAGATCTCGTACCCGCTGAAGCCCTTCCTGGTGGAGAGCTGTAAGGAGGCCTTCTGGGACCGCTGCCTCTCCATCATCGACCTCATGAGCCCCAAGATGCTGCAGGTCAACGCCGACCCGCACTACTTCACCCAGGTCTTCGCCGACCTCAAGAAGGAGAGCGGCTCCGAGGAGAAGGGCCGGCTGCTCATCGGCCTCGACCGGTga